The proteins below come from a single Faecalibaculum rodentium genomic window:
- the htpG gene encoding molecular chaperone HtpG gives MAEKKEFQAESRRLLDLMINSIYTHKEIFLRELISNASDAIDKYYHWALEHHEEPGDLGIRIELDETNRTLTISDNGIGMTKEELEENLGTIAKSGTLAFKEELKKQDKDQSDIIGQFGVGFYSAFMVADEVTVYTRAAGSEEAWEWKSQGADGYEIEACDKEERGTMLVLHLKADDDQEDYSQYLQSYRVQDLVKKYSDYIRYPIRMTVETTQEVDGETRTVPEEKTLNSMVPLWKRPKAEVTEEELSTFYKQHFFDFTDPMKTIFFNVEGNVDFTALLYIPSRVPDGFYSQDYKPGLQLYSRGVFIMDHCEELLPPYLRFVKGLVDSQDLSLNISREMLQHDHQLRLIKNRIERKVLNELGAMLAKDREQYEKFWKNFGLDIKFGIYSSFGADRDKLENLLLFYTTDGGKPVTLQEFVSAMPEDQKDIYYVSAKDTEAAAKLPVVKSLQKKGYQALILTAEVDEFVMQTLGQYKDHPFTNASSADLDLQSEEEKEQLEKTSEENKDLLSFMKEALPEVSEVRLSARLADDPVMLVAGNGLSFEMEKVYAAMAAQQDSGMPPLKADRILEVNPDSKIFALLKNTWQSDPEKAKAITEVLYDQALLIEGFPVKDPIDYARKVTELIA, from the coding sequence ATGGCTGAGAAAAAAGAATTTCAGGCGGAGAGCCGGCGGCTGCTGGATTTGATGATCAATTCCATTTACACACACAAGGAGATCTTCCTGCGGGAGCTGATCTCCAATGCTTCGGATGCCATTGACAAGTACTATCACTGGGCGCTGGAGCACCACGAGGAACCCGGAGACCTCGGGATCCGGATCGAACTCGATGAAACGAACCGCACGCTGACCATCAGCGACAACGGCATCGGCATGACGAAGGAAGAACTGGAGGAAAACCTGGGCACGATCGCCAAGAGCGGCACCCTGGCATTCAAGGAAGAGCTGAAGAAACAGGACAAGGACCAGTCTGATATCATTGGCCAGTTCGGTGTCGGCTTCTACTCGGCGTTCATGGTGGCCGATGAAGTCACGGTCTATACCCGCGCGGCGGGCAGCGAAGAGGCCTGGGAATGGAAGTCCCAGGGAGCCGATGGCTATGAGATCGAGGCCTGTGACAAGGAAGAACGGGGCACCATGCTGGTGCTGCACCTGAAGGCAGATGACGACCAGGAGGACTACTCGCAATACCTGCAGAGCTACCGTGTGCAGGATCTGGTGAAGAAGTATTCTGACTACATCCGCTACCCGATCCGCATGACGGTGGAGACCACGCAGGAAGTGGATGGCGAGACCAGGACCGTGCCGGAGGAAAAGACACTGAATTCCATGGTGCCGCTGTGGAAACGCCCCAAGGCGGAGGTCACGGAGGAAGAGCTGTCGACGTTCTACAAACAGCACTTCTTTGACTTCACGGATCCCATGAAGACGATTTTCTTCAATGTGGAAGGCAACGTGGATTTCACGGCGCTGCTGTATATCCCGAGTCGTGTGCCTGACGGATTCTATTCCCAGGACTACAAACCGGGTCTGCAGCTGTACTCCCGGGGTGTGTTCATCATGGACCACTGCGAGGAGCTGCTGCCGCCGTATCTTCGGTTTGTGAAGGGGCTCGTGGATTCGCAGGATCTGTCCCTGAACATTTCGCGTGAGATGCTGCAGCACGACCACCAGCTGCGTCTGATCAAAAACCGGATCGAGCGCAAGGTGCTCAATGAACTGGGTGCGATGCTGGCGAAGGACCGGGAGCAGTACGAGAAGTTCTGGAAGAACTTCGGGCTGGACATCAAGTTCGGCATCTACTCTTCCTTCGGGGCTGACCGTGACAAGCTGGAGAACCTGCTGCTGTTCTATACGACAGATGGCGGAAAGCCCGTCACACTGCAGGAATTCGTGTCTGCGATGCCGGAGGACCAGAAGGACATCTACTATGTTTCGGCGAAGGACACCGAAGCGGCTGCGAAGCTGCCGGTCGTGAAGTCGCTGCAGAAGAAGGGCTACCAGGCACTGATCCTTACGGCTGAAGTGGATGAGTTCGTGATGCAGACCCTGGGTCAGTACAAGGATCACCCCTTCACCAATGCTTCTTCAGCTGACCTGGATCTTCAGAGCGAGGAAGAAAAGGAACAGCTGGAGAAGACTTCGGAGGAGAACAAGGACCTGCTTTCGTTCATGAAAGAGGCCCTGCCGGAGGTATCCGAGGTACGTCTGTCCGCGCGACTCGCCGATGATCCCGTGATGCTGGTGGCCGGCAACGGGCTGTCGTTCGAGATGGAGAAAGTCTATGCGGCGATGGCTGCACAGCAGGATTCCGGCATGCCGCCGCTGAAGGCAGACCGGATCCTGGAAGTGAACCCGGATTCGAAGATCTTCGCATTGTTGAAGAACACCTGGCAGAGCGATCCGGAGAAGGCGAAGGCCATCACCGAGGTGCTGTATGACCAGGCGCTGCTGATCGAAGGCTTCCCGGTCAAGGATCCCATTGACTATGCAAGAAAAGTCACGGAACTGATCGCATAA
- a CDS encoding GNAT family N-acetyltransferase produces the protein MTICDTNIPFTKVLMVLPRKTIHTETPLHEGYTYAPWRESFRQPWAALMVETGLVPDQEAGLAQWDKMMNEAPEMLREHFRFVLGPEGDLAATAGLFPGHDFPDRLRLHWVATGLNHQHRGLAKSIITALAKEYDRMPEKYPLYLSTQSQSYGAIKLYSRLGFQPYMGEYAGHTKEQSEDDWRIVTGVLRETEGK, from the coding sequence ATGACAATATGTGATACCAATATACCGTTTACCAAGGTCCTCATGGTCCTGCCCCGCAAGACGATCCATACGGAAACCCCGCTGCACGAAGGCTACACGTATGCCCCCTGGCGGGAATCCTTCCGCCAGCCCTGGGCCGCACTGATGGTTGAAACCGGGCTCGTGCCTGACCAGGAGGCGGGACTGGCGCAGTGGGACAAAATGATGAACGAGGCCCCGGAGATGCTCCGGGAACACTTCCGGTTTGTTCTGGGACCAGAAGGTGACCTGGCGGCAACCGCCGGTCTGTTCCCGGGACACGATTTCCCGGACCGGCTGCGGCTGCACTGGGTGGCAACGGGCCTGAACCACCAGCACCGGGGTCTGGCGAAGTCCATCATCACGGCGCTGGCGAAGGAGTACGACAGGATGCCGGAGAAGTACCCGCTGTATCTTTCCACGCAGTCCCAGAGCTACGGAGCGATCAAGCTCTACAGCCGCCTGGGATTCCAGCCCTATATGGGGGAATATGCCGGTCATACAAAGGAGCAGTCGGAGGATGACTGGCGGATCGTCACCGGGGTGCTGCGGGAAACAGAAGGGAAATAA
- a CDS encoding GNAT family N-acetyltransferase: MVRIRRAKPKDARELLEIYRTYVEHTAITFEWEMPTEEEFRGRILRTMERYPWLVAEKDGLLLGYAYAGAFKERRAYDWAVETTVYLHPSVKGQGLGRRLYKALEDVLRKQGIINLNACIGVPQTGVEDPWLDDNSMHFHAHLGYRLVGRFEKCGYKFGRWYDMVWMEKHLSDHPATPREVVPFAGLETD, translated from the coding sequence ATGGTCAGAATTCGAAGGGCAAAGCCGAAGGATGCCAGGGAGCTGCTGGAAATCTACCGTACATATGTGGAGCATACGGCGATCACCTTTGAGTGGGAGATGCCGACGGAGGAAGAGTTCCGGGGCAGGATCCTGCGGACGATGGAACGCTATCCCTGGCTGGTGGCAGAGAAAGACGGTCTTCTGCTGGGGTACGCCTATGCCGGGGCCTTCAAAGAGCGCCGGGCCTATGACTGGGCGGTGGAAACCACGGTGTATCTGCACCCGTCAGTCAAAGGCCAGGGACTGGGACGTCGGCTCTATAAAGCCCTGGAGGATGTGCTGCGAAAACAGGGGATCATCAATCTGAATGCCTGCATCGGAGTACCGCAGACGGGGGTGGAAGATCCCTGGCTGGATGACAACAGCATGCACTTTCATGCGCACCTGGGGTATCGGCTGGTGGGACGATTTGAGAAATGCGGTTATAAGTTCGGACGCTGGTATGACATGGTGTGGATGGAAAAACACCTGTCGGATCATCCGGCAACCCCCCGGGAAGTCGTGCCGTTTGCCGGCCTGGAAACAGACTGA
- a CDS encoding ISL3 family transposase has protein sequence MLNAEKEFMVDFFGLEPGEIEDISYTRQSDKRPILRVILTNDHDPCPDCGCPHPRVKEYIPKKIKYADGAGRDCILLYHARRFKCPACHRTYYEPSPFVQKKGKIADKVVFDILKDLKDYNQTFASVGRKYCVSATTVSNIFDAHVEIPRKKLPSLLCIDEVYAMKTQGSKYVCLLLDFEKQTPVDLLPNRWLPSLLEYMSLIPEEERLGVKAVCFDMYPAYRKMVKACFPNAIGVVDRFHVMQEFTRRLTKVRIRVMNRTRARRERLKEEMKAVESDFPRERYRDDPCWQRISADWQKTSDQYYVLKHFHWLLSKDEDLDIFDPGREGQYNRHFQKYMTLLQLREILLGIDPELEEAVRLKRVLTHMYESGTYDKAGEQLFNETYVAFRNSSIKEMNGFSRTMKEWRDEIFNSFNTVTVEYMVNRRSEYTIKSVRLHNGIIENRNKMIKCMKHNSYGFTNWVRFRNRVMYVLDPKATYSLEPRFGSKAVKKKKNK, from the coding sequence GTGTTGAATGCAGAAAAAGAATTCATGGTGGACTTTTTCGGGCTGGAACCAGGTGAGATCGAGGACATCAGCTATACCAGGCAGTCCGACAAACGACCTATACTGCGTGTCATTCTCACCAATGATCACGATCCATGCCCTGACTGCGGCTGCCCGCATCCCAGAGTGAAGGAATATATCCCAAAGAAGATCAAATATGCGGATGGAGCTGGCAGGGACTGTATCCTGCTTTATCATGCCAGACGGTTCAAATGCCCAGCCTGCCACCGCACTTACTATGAGCCTTCTCCTTTCGTTCAGAAAAAGGGAAAGATCGCGGATAAAGTCGTATTCGACATATTGAAGGATCTCAAGGACTACAACCAGACCTTCGCTTCGGTAGGCCGCAAATACTGCGTTTCAGCCACCACGGTGTCCAATATCTTCGACGCCCATGTAGAGATCCCCAGGAAGAAGCTACCGTCACTCCTGTGCATAGACGAGGTCTATGCGATGAAGACCCAGGGAAGCAAGTATGTATGTCTGCTCCTTGATTTTGAAAAGCAGACACCTGTGGATCTGCTTCCAAACCGCTGGCTCCCTTCACTGCTTGAATATATGAGTCTGATCCCCGAGGAGGAAAGACTCGGAGTCAAAGCGGTCTGTTTCGATATGTACCCGGCTTACAGGAAAATGGTGAAAGCCTGCTTCCCCAACGCCATTGGCGTGGTGGACAGGTTCCATGTGATGCAGGAATTCACCCGCAGGCTGACAAAAGTCAGGATCCGGGTCATGAACAGGACCAGAGCCAGGCGGGAAAGGCTGAAGGAAGAAATGAAGGCCGTGGAAAGCGACTTCCCAAGGGAAAGATACCGGGACGATCCGTGCTGGCAGAGGATATCCGCTGACTGGCAGAAAACCTCTGACCAGTATTATGTACTGAAGCATTTCCACTGGCTCCTCTCAAAAGATGAGGATCTGGATATCTTTGACCCAGGGAGAGAAGGACAATACAACCGACATTTTCAAAAATATATGACGCTCCTGCAGCTGCGGGAGATTCTTCTGGGTATCGACCCTGAACTGGAAGAAGCAGTGCGTTTGAAAAGGGTTTTGACTCACATGTATGAGTCGGGAACATATGATAAAGCAGGAGAACAGCTGTTCAACGAAACTTATGTAGCGTTCAGGAACAGTTCCATCAAAGAGATGAACGGATTCTCCAGAACGATGAAGGAATGGAGAGATGAGATCTTCAATTCCTTCAACACAGTGACTGTTGAATACATGGTCAACAGGAGGAGCGAATATACGATCAAAAGCGTAAGGCTCCACAACGGGATCATTGAGAACCGCAACAAAATGATCAAGTGCATGAAACACAATTCCTATGGCTTTACCAACTGGGTCAGGTTCAGGAATCGTGTAATGTATGTGCTCGATCCAAAAGCGACATATTCTCTGGAGCCCAGGTTCGGCAGTAAGGCTGTGAAAAAGAAGAAAAACAAGTAG
- a CDS encoding PTS sugar transporter subunit IIB: protein MKHDYTSALARATFDQVRHLPGALFCETMQSIWFVSDGTCGFIRLWEGHIVEMEIPALGFWAHFDGDDAILFLDHIHAFFKALHRQDVRDNWLMQTSHPMKLLIICSSGLSSSVAAHAINEMAAQHGWNIEADSCAAVFAPEKSREADVVLYAPQASAAFHQLPKEQRRRTGVIQPMDFAMMNPQAMVHQALQLAS from the coding sequence ATGAAACACGACTATACCAGTGCGCTGGCCAGGGCGACCTTCGACCAGGTCCGCCATTTGCCAGGTGCACTGTTCTGTGAAACAATGCAGTCAATATGGTTTGTCAGCGACGGGACCTGCGGGTTCATCCGCCTATGGGAAGGTCACATCGTGGAAATGGAAATCCCGGCTCTGGGATTTTGGGCCCACTTTGACGGCGATGATGCGATCCTGTTTCTCGATCACATCCATGCCTTCTTCAAAGCCCTGCACCGGCAGGATGTCCGTGACAACTGGCTCATGCAGACCAGCCATCCCATGAAGCTGCTCATCATCTGCAGCTCCGGCCTCTCCTCCTCGGTTGCCGCGCACGCGATCAACGAAATGGCTGCCCAGCATGGGTGGAACATCGAGGCGGATTCCTGTGCGGCGGTATTTGCACCGGAAAAAAGCCGGGAAGCGGATGTGGTGCTGTATGCCCCGCAGGCGTCGGCGGCTTTCCACCAGCTGCCCAAAGAACAGCGGCGGCGTACAGGCGTGATTCAGCCTATGGATTTTGCCATGATGAATCCCCAGGCGATGGTCCACCAGGCCCTGCAGCTGGCATCCTGA
- the rlmD gene encoding 23S rRNA (uracil(1939)-C(5))-methyltransferase RlmD, protein MLSASIGLLTGVAERTMRKQRCHPMRCNVQKLCGGCSLLSVPSVKQAKLKQEQVTDIMKNANLSVKVEPVIMAQSAIGYRNKVIVGFAKDKDKKIYSGLYAPKSHRVINTSGCAMHPQLLNEIIDFITKTVSGMKYELYNEHTGTGILRHVLLRWAKETGEVMVVLVTSSKQLPGRRNFVNALVKEFPQVKTVIQNINPRDTSVVLQDESIVLYGNGMITDELCGLKISFTASAFYQIHHDQCEKLYGLAKQLLDLQPADKVLDTYCGVGTIGLTLADACSEVTGVEINKDAVKNAIYNARQNGIRNARFVAMDSTQFMLEARKFHSSFDAIVLDPPRAGTTEAFIEAACGLKPKKILYISCDPRTQARDLVKFKRFGYLTDTIYPVDMFPNTDHIETVCLLTYRGIKKGKYPSKKSAVAGRPARPVKGHGRPGGFSGMKPGRRPGKGGTPKLDREED, encoded by the coding sequence ATGCTGTCTGCATCCATCGGCCTGCTGACTGGGGTTGCAGAGAGAACAATGAGGAAACAGAGGTGTCATCCCATGCGATGCAATGTACAGAAATTATGCGGCGGCTGTTCGCTGCTGTCGGTGCCGAGTGTCAAACAGGCGAAACTGAAGCAGGAACAGGTCACGGATATCATGAAAAACGCAAATCTTTCGGTGAAGGTCGAGCCGGTGATCATGGCGCAGAGTGCCATCGGGTACCGGAACAAGGTGATTGTCGGATTTGCGAAGGACAAAGACAAGAAGATCTACAGCGGGCTGTATGCGCCAAAGAGCCACCGGGTGATCAACACCAGCGGCTGTGCGATGCATCCGCAGCTGCTGAATGAAATCATTGACTTCATCACGAAAACGGTCTCCGGCATGAAGTATGAGCTCTACAACGAACACACCGGGACCGGTATCCTGCGCCATGTGCTGCTGCGGTGGGCGAAGGAAACCGGTGAGGTGATGGTGGTGCTCGTCACGAGCTCGAAACAGCTCCCGGGGCGCCGGAATTTCGTCAATGCCCTGGTGAAGGAGTTCCCGCAGGTCAAGACGGTGATCCAGAACATCAATCCCCGGGACACGAGTGTGGTGCTGCAGGATGAATCCATTGTGCTGTATGGCAATGGCATGATCACGGACGAACTCTGTGGTCTGAAGATTTCCTTCACGGCAAGTGCCTTCTACCAGATCCACCATGATCAGTGCGAGAAGCTCTATGGACTGGCGAAGCAGCTGCTGGACCTGCAGCCGGCGGACAAGGTCCTGGACACCTATTGTGGTGTGGGCACCATTGGGCTGACGCTGGCAGATGCCTGCAGCGAGGTCACGGGTGTGGAGATCAACAAGGATGCGGTGAAGAATGCCATCTACAATGCCAGGCAGAATGGCATCCGCAATGCGCGGTTTGTGGCCATGGACTCCACGCAGTTCATGCTGGAGGCCAGAAAGTTCCATTCTTCGTTTGATGCGATCGTGCTGGATCCCCCGCGGGCGGGAACAACTGAGGCCTTCATTGAAGCGGCCTGCGGTCTGAAGCCGAAGAAGATCCTGTACATTTCCTGCGATCCGAGAACCCAGGCGCGGGATCTGGTGAAGTTCAAGCGCTTCGGCTACCTGACGGATACGATCTATCCCGTGGATATGTTCCCGAACACGGATCACATTGAGACGGTGTGTCTGCTGACGTATCGGGGGATCAAAAAAGGAAAGTATCCTTCGAAGAAATCGGCAGTGGCAGGACGGCCGGCCAGACCGGTGAAGGGGCATGGACGCCCGGGTGGTTTCTCGGGTATGAAACCGGGACGCAGGCCGGGAAAAGGAGGCACTCCAAAATTGGATAGGGAGGAAGACTAA
- the deoC gene encoding deoxyribose-phosphate aldolase codes for MNTEALTEKTLAAMFDHTQLAPDATEEMMKKLCDEAREIGTAMVAINPYWVPFCKEQLKGTDVHVGAAIGFPLGQNTLATKLFETRDSLEEGADEIDYMINQSKVKAGDWDYIEKEMREITEISHEFNAPCKVIFENCNLTKDEIRKIAEIAKKVGIDYVKTSTGKGKGGATVEDVKLMKDTVGDTCKVKAAGGIRDWETCRAMIEAGAERIGTSASLKILEEFRRSREQ; via the coding sequence ATGAATACTGAAGCACTGACTGAAAAAACACTCGCGGCGATGTTTGACCACACGCAGCTGGCGCCGGACGCCACGGAAGAAATGATGAAGAAGCTCTGTGACGAAGCCCGGGAAATCGGGACAGCCATGGTGGCCATCAACCCGTACTGGGTTCCCTTCTGCAAGGAACAGCTGAAGGGTACGGACGTGCATGTGGGCGCTGCCATCGGCTTCCCCCTGGGTCAGAATACTCTGGCAACCAAACTGTTTGAAACCCGCGATTCTCTGGAGGAAGGTGCGGATGAGATCGATTATATGATCAACCAGAGCAAGGTGAAGGCCGGCGACTGGGACTATATCGAGAAGGAAATGCGGGAAATCACGGAAATCTCTCATGAATTCAACGCGCCGTGCAAGGTGATCTTCGAGAACTGCAACCTGACAAAGGACGAGATCCGGAAGATTGCGGAGATCGCGAAGAAAGTCGGCATCGATTATGTCAAGACGAGCACCGGCAAAGGCAAAGGCGGTGCGACGGTGGAAGACGTGAAGCTGATGAAGGACACGGTGGGCGACACCTGCAAGGTGAAGGCTGCCGGCGGCATCCGTGACTGGGAGACATGCAGGGCCATGATCGAAGCAGGCGCCGAGCGCATCGGAACCTCAGCTTCCCTGAAGATCCTCGAGGAATTCAGACGCTCTCGTGAACAGTAG
- a CDS encoding type I phosphomannose isomerase catalytic subunit, producing the protein MKPLILGSLPDYTIWGADNISKARGEDKAYGTWWEVSAHPYCQSPVLNMPGKNLLEVIEENPEEVLGPGLGLHEMLRLAWLDTKDRLSIQVHPQDDNAPEGDFGKSESWYVLDAKPGATLVAGTKTTDADVIRKALEDGTLDEYLVKWPVKKGDFIYIPSGMLHALGADITAIEVGTNSNTTYRFYDYGRTDVQGNPRPLHLKESFEVTDFSLKPVFVPAADEDHVLADAPQFTVTERFIGEEPVEIETGETYFVLSNMGEDTDVIWNGEAFPLKALSSVVIPWSAGKVTLKNAHVLESRPKK; encoded by the coding sequence ATGAAACCGCTGATTCTTGGCAGTCTGCCTGATTACACGATCTGGGGAGCAGACAACATTTCGAAGGCCCGTGGTGAAGACAAGGCGTACGGGACGTGGTGGGAGGTATCGGCTCACCCGTACTGTCAGTCGCCTGTCCTGAACATGCCGGGCAAAAATCTGCTTGAGGTGATTGAGGAGAATCCGGAGGAGGTCCTGGGACCGGGGCTGGGTCTGCATGAAATGCTGCGTCTGGCATGGCTGGACACGAAGGACCGTCTGTCGATCCAGGTGCATCCGCAGGATGACAATGCACCGGAGGGAGATTTTGGGAAGTCGGAATCCTGGTATGTGCTGGATGCCAAACCCGGCGCAACGCTGGTGGCTGGCACAAAGACAACGGATGCTGATGTCATCCGGAAGGCACTGGAGGACGGGACGCTGGATGAATATCTGGTAAAATGGCCTGTGAAGAAGGGCGACTTCATATACATTCCGTCAGGGATGCTGCACGCACTGGGGGCGGATATCACGGCAATCGAAGTGGGAACCAATTCCAACACCACGTACCGGTTCTATGACTATGGCCGGACAGATGTCCAGGGCAACCCCCGGCCGCTGCATTTGAAGGAGTCTTTTGAGGTCACGGATTTCTCCCTGAAGCCGGTGTTCGTGCCGGCTGCGGATGAAGACCATGTCCTGGCGGATGCACCGCAGTTCACGGTCACAGAGCGCTTTATCGGGGAGGAACCGGTGGAAATAGAAACCGGTGAGACCTACTTTGTTCTCTCCAACATGGGAGAAGACACAGATGTGATCTGGAACGGTGAGGCGTTCCCCCTCAAGGCACTGTCCAGCGTTGTGATTCCCTGGAGTGCCGGCAAAGTAACATTGAAGAACGCACACGTTCTGGAAAGCAGACCCAAAAAATGA